CTGTATTATCCAATTCTCCAATATTCTCCAACTCATCCAGCAATTCCACGGCAACTTCTTTGGATTGTAAGTATATTGTTAAAAGCAGTAACGATGAATTAGGCGATGGGAATTTTTCCATTGTAAAAAAATGCCAAAATACACTAACTGGTGGTTATTTTGCCATGAAGAAAGTtcataaaaatttattaaaaggaAAAATGCAATTAATTCAGagagaaattaatttattacaatttttatctCAGAAGATAAgacaaattgaaaatgaatctTCTGAAGAttctataaataatttatttgatggtCACCATCATgttttacaattatttgattatttcGAAACGAAAAAtagtattatattaatcACCCAATTATGTGAAAAAGGCGATctttatgaaaaaattgtttcaaattcttgTTTAGATTTGAACAGACAAGTAGTTCCATATACTGCTTGTTTGATAAGTGCATTGGGCTTTTTACATGATAATGATATCGTTCATAGAGATATTAAAGCTgaaaatgttttatttagACGTAACATgattaattcttcaacaaAAAACTCAGAAACAACCGTTTTGGATTATGATACTTCCTCTCATGATTTAATATTGGCTGATTTTGGATTAGCTACCCATATTCATCAGAATGATCCAAATTCTAAAGCCTTGAAAGAATATGTTGGGACCATGTCTTATATTGCTCCAGAAATTGTTTGTTGTAGAAATGTTTCAATGATGGATTcaaaacaattgaaaaatttaaaacctTACGATGAAAAAATCGATATTTGGGCTTTAGCTGTTTTAGTTTATTTCATGGCTTTGGGTTATACTCCATTTGATtgtgataatgatgaagaaacaTTGGATTGTATTTCCaaaaatgattattatatcgatgaagatttaaaagatgatccaaaatttaaacaattttgggatttcttgaaaatttGTTTTCAAATTGATTCGAAAAAAAGACCTTCTATGAAAAAACTACAATCTCATCCTTTTGTAAACAAATTTTTCCCCAACTCATTATCTCAATTAAATACGATTTCAGAGTATATTGAATCCCCAATACCTTCAGATTTAACTCCGCCAACTCCTTTTTTAAAGAGAAGCAGTTCTActtattctttaaaatctcCTTCCAAAACGCCTTCTGgttttcatttatttgattcttCCAGCAAGACTTCAAAAAGCACCTATAATTATTCCTCATCTCCTTTAACCgaaatttcttcatcaagTAGTTCCTTACTAAATAAACCATCAATGTCTCCGAGTATCTTGACTGAACCAGCTATTGTTATCACTACTACTATGCAAACAAGTCGCTTACAACCTAATCTTAGAAGAACTAGTTCATTAACCaatgttaataattcaaagtCAAAAGTATTACattcttctaattcaacTATAAATAAAGTGAAGAAAAACTctacttttattttagaaCCAGTTCCACCAAAAACTTCTCTAATGAATGGTTGTTTAAGTACAACTCCAAAAGTTTTATCAAGAAAAAACTCTGCAGCAAGCTTGgttttatcaattgaaaatgattctATTGTAGCTCAAccaataaataattcaattttgaGTGAAAATAGATCGCATCCAAAACCAATATTCACAATAGATGATTATGTAGACAATGAAAACAATCTATAGTAATTAAGCAGGCTTAATTATTTCCTAATACACAACAAATTGTGTTGCAATCTCATATTCATCTTTAGTTTTACAATTATATACCACGCTGCGCGTTCACTTCATTTGATTTCCTtgtacttttttttatttttcatttccatattaatgataaaccATAATTTACTATTCTATACGTTAGTTACGAACAAATATACTATATATAACTagacttttatttttcatttttttatgtaATATAATACCTTTTTATGTAGTAATGcttaatgaatataaatattcaatcttaataaaatatactaAATACATTTTGccttttaaaaatatagcAATTATCTTGGCTAGGGTTACTGTAGCTGCCCAGTACCAAAGTTCAGAGTCAAGATTTTctaatagaaaattatagtcgtaaataataaaaaaaaaaaaaaaaaaaaaaaaaaaaacagagAGCAAAATATGCTTTCAggtgaatatttttatctataataatatgcCAAAATATAGAATAGAATAAGATTCCTATATAGATTCaatatgatgaaaaaaaaacccTGTGTATCAATTTATAGCAGGCTGGTTTATATAACTTAATTTTCACAGCAATTGTAAGTTTCACTACGTTTctattttctatttaatAAACTTAAGAATTCTTCTCTTGTCTTATGTTGTCTGAAACCACCTAACATGCATGAAGTGACAGTAGAAGATCCAGTCTTCTGTATACCTCTGGATACCATACACATATGAGAGGCTTCAATAACAACAGCCACGCCCAATGGTTTTAATATATCACTTAAAGCCATTGCAATTTGTTTAGTTAATCTTTCTTGAACTTGTAATCTTCTAGCATACATTTCAGCTAAACGTGCTAATTTGCTTAAACCAAGTACTTTTTTATTGGGTATATAACCAATGTGAACTTTACCAAAAAATGGTACAAGATGATGCTCAcataaagaatatatttctatatcTCTTACAATGACCATTTCATCATGATCTTCTTCAAAGACAGCATTATGTATAACGTCATCTAGTATATTGGTTTGATAACCTTTAGTAAAATATAACATTGCCTTGGCATATCTTTCTGGAGTATCCAACAAACCTTCTCTTTCAACATCTTCACCAACTTCCGTTAATATGACTTTTACAGCATCtgaaattcttttaatacgTGCTTGTTCTTCTACTGTTGATTCTTTAGATCTTGTACGAGATCCAATTGAGGGCCAAGATAAGCCATCTTCTTCAACAGGTGCAATCAAAGTATATGGAGAAGCAGCCTTAGTACGTAATGGGGTATCTTCTCTTTGGATATTATAAACAGGGTCTTTATTGGACATATTTTCTTCGTTCTACCTTAAATTATGATCTATTTGccttttctttaaaaaaatatatgcCTATTTGGTATTTATGATCATATATACGACAATGATGTTTGTATTTATCAGAGGTGATACTTCTAGTATAATTATATACAGGTTTGTTGGATCGAATACATCAAAGTACACAAACCAATAAAATCCAATTAATTGAAGGAAAAGATAATTTGATGACACATTCTTTTCTCTATTTTacaattgtaaaatatttccatCATTTATCATAATTCTAGTATTAGATTCGATGATCTTGATTTCCACACTTTGCCGATACCCAATAGAGTCACGATTTCACGTGCGAACGGGTCAGATTTTGAAAAGCTTAGGGTAATGAAAAAGAGAATCATCATAGATGtctaaaatattacttataataatattttcttattgCATATAGATAGGCTTTATACAAAGGTTCCTGTTGAAAATTTATCCCTTATAAACATTTTGTGGCCTACAGTACATCTTTATAATCTTAGGCAGTCTTCGTCTAGTATACTTCTGTGAACTTATATTTGGTTATATTATGGTTAATGtgttataaatattaatatcaacttttttattaaatagatatatatttaaaactaGGAgccaattttaaaaaatttctgaaagaatatttttacattGTGTTTGCCAGAGaatgtaatattttcttcccagagaaatatatagcaaatattattgaaatatcaattaggattttttcgtttttggaaataataAGTTATTGAAATCTAGAGCATGTAgcaataattgaaaaattggataagactaaaattaaaaaatcttaaacaaattagaaataagTTCGTAAAGTTTTTAATGCAATTAATccttaaaaatttatctcACTTATTGAGTCATATATATGTTTAAATTGGTATCTACgcaaatatatatgtaaatataaggcattctaaaaaataatggttCTGACCATATATATCTACCTCTGTGTGTGTATCTAGTAGCCGTAATAAGTATGAGGGTCTAATTGAACGTTGGAACCTCTAGGCACAATTCTTCCAAACCCACCACAACGAGGACATATGTTATCATCTAAGAAAAATTGTTGTCTTCCAGAACCACCACATTCGGTACATAATGGTCCACCTAATCTCACATCACCTGGTTTTAAGTACAAAGgttgattattattgacATTTACATTTTGAAACCTAACTTTTTGGCGTACAGGAGAATAATTAGCTGGAACTGTTGTTGGATTTgtgatataatcattatGACTTCTATAGTTATGAATGCCTGGTGGAGGATAATCACTCTCTCTCTCGATATCATTATATTCCAATCCTAGGTCAGAATCGTCATCACTACCATATGTATGGTAGCAATGATGATGTTTGCAATATCTTGGTGGTGAGGCATATACTGAGTTGTATATTGAATGCGAATGATGTTGTTGAGACTTTTCAGAGTGTGCTGGATGCTGGCGTGATTGAGCTAATTTTGGTGGATGAGCAGCATGTTTACCGCTGTTTATAGCAGTATTTTCCTTTGTCAAGGTGGAGCTGTGACTGTAATTCCCAGGTGATGAATGATTATGTTCagaattctttaaaatagaaCGAGGAGGGATCTTGCCATTGAGACTTTTTTCGGTATTAGGTATCGGTGGTAAACTTCTTtcagaaaaattatttgaagttggCAATGAGGGACTCAATGGTTCTTGAAAAGTACTATGTACTGGTACAGTAATAGGTTGTGCAGTAGTAATGTTGGCATTCTTTTCAAGCGAGGTTAGTAAATTAGGATCACTAAATGAAGTTGCATGACTAGCAGCATTACGTTCGGGTAATGGCGGAACATGAGATGGCAAAGCTGAGGCAAGAGCTTTTTCTCTAAGTTTCTGTTCTCTCTCCtgtttaaatttaacaTCTTCAGCGTGCCTTCTTTCATCCTCAGCACGTCTTCTTGCGTCCTCTTCTCTCCTTCTAGTGTCTTCCTCTTCTCTACGTCTTAAATCTTCCTTTCTCCTTCTCATAGCTTTTAATCTCTTAAACTCAGCATGCTGCCTCTCTATAGTCAGCCTCTCCTCGtcatattttcttcttctctCTCTTTCTTCCGCATCTTTTAGATCCTGTATTCTTCTAAATTCTctatcttcatcatcatcatcgtAATACCGATCGTCAATTTTTTCACCATCACTATCGTATCTACTAATTGACGATAGCTCTTGAGGAGTATCATTTATTGATGGTGCTGATAAGTAGCGAGATTCTGgtacattatttaaatcaatattttcaaattcttcacTTAATGAAGATGTGATAGATACCGATGTATCTTTAATAGATGATTTTTCGTCCAAGTCTTTTGAGTCCATTTCAACAGTTAAAATAAtctaattatataaataaaaaaagatcgAAAAATTCCTTgcaaataagaaaaaaattagcaATATTCTTATCGAgggataatttttttctatttttttttttcaattaacttaatattgaataaatatttcaaataagcCGAGTTTAATTTATACCCCTTTAATAAACGATTTCATCGGAGTTCCACTATTCAGTCCTACAGGCGTTTCTGGACAAAGAAAAGTTTGTATCAATCATACTGATAATGATGACGATCATTTAACAAATGATCTGAGTACAGAATGTTTCCTAGCTGTACTAGTATGCGTgatatatttcatatttgtGTTTTTTTCGAAATAAATTGAGCTTATATACACAATCTTGTAATGCAAAGCTGTGATAATGAGACTGTATCAGCTAAATCTTGctaatgatatttcaaagcaatcaataatattttatttttactttatatgaatatat
This DNA window, taken from Henningerozyma blattae CBS 6284 chromosome 3, complete genome, encodes the following:
- the TDA1 gene encoding protein kinase TDA1 (similar to Saccharomyces cerevisiae YMR291W; ancestral locus Anc_5.38), with the protein product MATVLSNSPIFSNSSSNSTATSLDCKYIVKSSNDELGDGNFSIVKKCQNTLTGGYFAMKKVHKNLLKGKMQLIQREINLLQFLSQKIRQIENESSEDSINNLFDGHHHVLQLFDYFETKNSIILITQLCEKGDLYEKIVSNSCLDLNRQVVPYTACLISALGFLHDNDIVHRDIKAENVLFRRNMINSSTKNSETTVLDYDTSSHDLILADFGLATHIHQNDPNSKALKEYVGTMSYIAPEIVCCRNVSMMDSKQLKNLKPYDEKIDIWALAVLVYFMALGYTPFDCDNDEETLDCISKNDYYIDEDLKDDPKFKQFWDFLKICFQIDSKKRPSMKKLQSHPFVNKFFPNSLSQLNTISEYIESPIPSDLTPPTPFLKRSSSTYSLKSPSKTPSGFHLFDSSSKTSKSTYNYSSSPLTEISSSSSSLLNKPSMSPSILTEPAIVITTTMQTSRLQPNLRRTSSLTNVNNSKSKVLHSSNSTINKVKKNSTFILEPVPPKTSLMNGCLSTTPKVLSRKNSAASLVLSIENDSIVAQPINNSILSENRSHPKPIFTIDDYVDNENNL
- the FOL2 gene encoding GTP cyclohydrolase I (similar to Saccharomyces cerevisiae FOL2 (YGR267C); ancestral locus Anc_5.37) codes for the protein MSNKDPVYNIQREDTPLRTKAASPYTLIAPVEEDGLSWPSIGSRTRSKESTVEEQARIKRISDAVKVILTEVGEDVEREGLLDTPERYAKAMLYFTKGYQTNILDDVIHNAVFEEDHDEMVIVRDIEIYSLCEHHLVPFFGKVHIGYIPNKKVLGLSKLARLAEMYARRLQVQERLTKQIAMALSDILKPLGVAVVIEASHMCMVSRGIQKTGSSTVTSCMLGGFRQHKTREEFLSLLNRK
- the HUA1 gene encoding Hua1p (similar to Saccharomyces cerevisiae HUA1 (YGR268C); ancestral locus Anc_5.36) encodes the protein MDSKDLDEKSSIKDTSVSITSSLSEEFENIDLNNVPESRYLSAPSINDTPQELSSISRYDSDGEKIDDRYYDDDDEDREFRRIQDLKDAEERERRRKYDEERLTIERQHAEFKRLKAMRRRKEDLRRREEEDTRRREEDARRRAEDERRHAEDVKFKQEREQKLREKALASALPSHVPPLPERNAASHATSFSDPNLLTSLEKNANITTAQPITVPVHSTFQEPLSPSLPTSNNFSERSLPPIPNTEKSLNGKIPPRSILKNSEHNHSSPGNYSHSSTLTKENTAINSGKHAAHPPKLAQSRQHPAHSEKSQQHHSHSIYNSVYASPPRYCKHHHCYHTYGSDDDSDLGLEYNDIERESDYPPPGIHNYRSHNDYITNPTTVPANYSPVRQKVRFQNVNVNNNQPLYLKPGDVRLGGPLCTECGGSGRQQFFLDDNICPRCGGFGRIVPRGSNVQLDPHTYYGY